Genomic DNA from Solanum pennellii chromosome 3, SPENNV200:
CTAGGGATCTCATATAGAAGCTTGAAGattgatgagtcctcatgttCCTTTTGTCTTTACTTTTGGTTTTGGAACTTGATGTACGGGCTAAGTACCGATCAATCTTAATTAGATGACTTTGAGACGATGTTTAGACTTTCGCTTTCCTCTATAAAGTTTGTATCTGTTGAAATTGTCTTTACATCTCTTAAATTCTATTATATTTTGTGATGAATGCTATGTGGTTTATATGGGGCCTCTCGAGGTCTTATACGTCATATCACACCTAGGGGCTACCTTGGATAGTGACAAGTAAACGGgtgatatatgtatgattttacaaatagaatatatttttttaattttaattttagttttttcggtaaaaaaatgaaacttttatCAATTAACTATGGACAGTGATAACTatctttaatttatgtatacAGTCAATCGAAAAGTcaacaacaagaacatcatctattatgttattacttataaaatagaattaatatacaaaaaaaaatagttctaaaaaataaaatgtagttGTTCTCTTAACATATTCATGTGACATCTAAACAATTTAATAAATACCCGTCCAAAGCACATATGGatagatgaaaagaaaaatacacaaTAAATATCGTTTATAAGGTAATAATAGTGAGATATAACTAATTACATGATTAAACTTtaacaaattgaaataaatacatacattattacatttaactaataaaatatttattgatcatCTTTGTAGATTCACAAGAATAAGAGATATATACGACGATCCACATTGAACATTCACTAAAAGAaatcacaatattatttttgtgcaaaacttattcaaatataaatttaaaagtattttcatgtttcattttatttttggggaaaaagtCTGAAAAATACTCTAACTTTAGCCGAAATTATTGTAacgatattaaattttatagaggacattttacccctacactaaaggtatatatgtgtccaTATGgatacatcactatttataatgatgcaatatttataATGTTCACgtggacacatatatacctttaaaatacactattaaataatacatgacggtaaatatcttttttctaaaatttaatattgttaCAGCAATTTCGATCAAGTTCACATATATTTCAAacctttcttttcaaatttaaaatgcaCTACAGTAAAGCTAAACGAACAATCTATATTATACTATTTGTGTTTGCATTGTTATTGCTATAAACAAAAGGAGGAAAAGTTgtggaatttatttttataaatgaagacttatcattttaacaatttatatttattaaaaaaaatattttaattagcaataacaataataattttttacaacGAACATTGAACAttccacaaaaagaaaaagcagGACTAACCTTTTGCTGCTCTATTGACAAATCATCCGTGCATTGAAAGatctttaaattgatttaaaaaagagTTAACTAACCACattcaatattctttttttctgtACCTAaagttcttgatttttgggattttatttaaatttaaatttaatttttttaaaaattactaaattacttcatattttaaattcttgttTCTTAGATACCTTtagacaaaaatattatttaccaAGTACATGCAATTCTATTCTTAGGAACTCTATTTAACTTAAAActtctcatttttcttaaaataactttaattttttaaaaaattacttaattacttcatattttaaattcttttttcttcgATACCTTTagactaaaatattatttaccaAGTACATGCACTTCTATTCTTAGGAACTTTTTTTCACTTAAAACttctcatttttctcaaaataacaTACTTTTATAGAATTGACTggtttatgattataatttctACAATTTCGGCCATGTTTGTGTTAACGCAATTTGCATATATTATGTAAAATCATTGCTTTTTTTTCCTAAGAAACATACAGTTGACTATAAAACTTAGAAATACATGGAATTTGGAGAATTGAAAAGTAAGTTTGACGGATTCTAGTTACAAATCTCACCCCAATCGTGGATTatgtcaaaacacaattcattAAATGTAAATTTGGAGAGTATTAAAtacttgaataattttttttgtgatgttGATATATAGATATACATTACGTATACTACATATCCACACGACATTAACTTCAAAAATCTGCTAAGCAAACTATttattaattacaaaaaaaagtaatcaagtaaagcatatcaCCCATTATGCAAtcacaaaacaaaaagaaaaagagttacAGAATGATTATAAGGTAACAGTCTTTTATATGTGTTGACATAATTATTATGAAGAATATAATTGCATCAAAAGATGGTCTATTTGATGCTTCATATCATAAATTCCTAATCGATCTAGTGCTGATGCATATTGtagtattttatttcttaatggTATCAATCTTCATGAAATTCAGAATGAGACACTTATGTATAAACTGATACATTAGGAGATAGAAACATATGCATAATTCCTAGTATTTAGAATAAACTGAATTTTTTTGAAGATGGATAAGATAATTAAGTACGTTGAAATATGGTAATAGTTATTGGCggtttcaaattttcaaacgTAATATTATATTAACTGTGGGAAATTACTTTTACTGACAAATAGAActtaataaactaaaaaaactggaaaaaaaaataaataatcccAAATTCCCTTGTGAAAAtccacattttttctttttagttgcatattcttttataattaatttttactttatttattattattattaattaattgttataaacatatttgtagtatagtgaatgtctaattatgtggagtccttttaggatatggttagaaaTCCTACTTGGAGACCAAGttaggttttccctataaataaagggattttccttcattgtaaataagatttgagaAAGATCTATGAAACCTTGAACATACTAcaagatgaataagaagtcttttctcttctccctactttattcttcttctaaatttatatagtttcataacattaatcttttaaatagtaattataaGATTTTTATGGTGATGACATCTGACACTTTTTTACTTCTCCTATTATATGTAAATAGATTCGTCTCGGTAGTGTCGGTAAATTTACACCCTAAgcttttaatgattattgtatcAAATGGGATAACAGCTGAGCATGTTGAGCATCCGGCTGCTCATATTCATTAAAAGTCTCCAATTAAATGTTAGACCAATgcttatgagaacaaaacttcTCATTTCATTATGGAGCCATGTTATTGTGCATGCAACAAGTCTTGTGAGGATTAGACCTACAAGTTATTATAAAGTCTCCCCATTACTATTGACTTTTGGTcggaaattaaaaattttccatcTTAGAATATTTGGATGCACGGTATATGTTTCAATTGCTCCACCACAACGTTCAAAGATAGGTTCTCAAAGAAGGTTGGAgatatatgttgggtatgaatctctttctttcataaaatatttgaagccTATTACTAGAGAATTATTTACGACAAGATTTGTTGATTCTCATTTTTTATGAATCAATATATGcaacattagggggagaaaATAAGCAACTGAAAAAGGAAATAGATCGGAATACATTATTACTATCTCATTTAGACCGCCGCacaaataaatgtaaaatagaAGTTCAAAAGATAATTCATTTGCAAAATGTTGCAAATCAACTACCAGATGCATTCACTGACTTATCACGAGTTACTTAATCTCATACTTTAGTTGCTAATGCTCCAATTCGAGTTGATGTCCCGATAGGACAATTAAATAATGTAAATGACTCTAAAGCACATTTAAAACATGATAGACCGACTGATTCTAAAGTAAAAaatctttgaaaaagaaaagaaacaaatagTTAAGATGGTTATAATACAAAAGAACCTACTCAAGAACAATAAGCAGACATAATAATTGATGAAACCTTTCAAGAGGTTCAAGtgcttgaaaataataaatggaTCTCAATAAATTATGTCTCATTGGAAAAAATGTGCAAtcgaaataatattattatcaataatatttttacttataaTATTGCTATTAAAATAATGCAACAAGATGAGGATTATAAACCAAAATTTGTCGAGCAATGTATACAGAGGAATGATTGGCCAAATGGAAATATGCAATTCAAGCTGAATTAGCTTCGCTTAAAAAACACAAAGTTTTTGGACCGATAGTCCGAACACCTGAAGGTATCTTGTCAGGTACAAATAGGTTTTTGTGCGAAAacgaaatgagaaaaatgaagtcTTAAGATACGAAGAACGACTTGTGGCATAATGATTTTCGCAAAACCCTGACATTGATTATATAGAAACATGCATATTCTCTTATGATGGATGCAATCACTTTTTCAGGTATCTTATTAATatggaaattcatgaaaaacttgacATGCATGTAATGAATGTCGTTGCAACCTGTTTATATGGCTCAGCAGACAACaacatttttatgaaaaagcCCAAGAAAGATTTAAAATGCCTGAAATGTATTAAAATTCCAGGAAACTTGttcaataaaacttcaaaaatcattatatgaattgaaacaaTCAGGACGCATGTAATATAATCTCCTTAGCGAATACCTATTAAAGGAAGGTAAAAGAATGAGTCAATCTGTTCTTctgtatttattaaaaggtcTGGATCAAAATTTCTTATCATAGCGGTATATGTTTGATGACTTGAATATCATTGAAACTCGTGAAGAGATTTCAAAAGCAGTAATGTCTCAAAAGgttgaaatgaaagatcttgcAAGgacaaaatgaatattttaggaatgaaatatttattcatcaatcaacatacgccaaaaatattttgaaaagagtTTACATGAATAAAACACATTCATTTGTAAGATTACTTGATATTAATAAAGACTTTTTTTACctcatgaaaatgatgaaaaacttGTTGGCGATGAAACCGCATATCTTAGTGAATTGGGGCATCGATGTACCTTGCTTATAATTCTCCACCAAATACATTTTTAGTTCTTCTCCGACACAAAGACACTGGAATGGTGTTAAGCACAATTTCAAATATCTTTGGGGAACCATATATATGAGACAATATTATTCAAAAGGGTCCGATTCACAATTAATTGGTTATGCAGATGCAGGATGTTTGCCTAATCCATAAAGAGGTCGATGTCAAACAGATTTATTTACATATGGAGATACAACCATATCACGGTGTTCAACAGAACAAACTATGATTGCTACTTTTTCAAATCATACAGAAATAATAGTCATTTATGAAGTTAATCGAGAATGTGTTTGGTTGGATCTATAACTCAACACATATAGGAAACATGTGGTCTTCCTTCGAGGAAAGAGATTCCAACAACATATATAAACAATGTTGTATATATCACAAAAATTCTTTTTCACTCGCGATCTTAAGACGAAGGATGAAATAAATGTTAAGCAGGTTCCCTCCAGTAATAATTTAGCAGATATGTTCACCAAGGCATTGCCAACATCAATCTTTGAGAAGTTGAGAAGCAAGATCGAAATGCGTCATCTTCGAGATATCAGGGGTGGGGGGTAAACGCGCACTacactcttttttccttaaccAAGATTTTATACCACTGATTTTTCCTGCGAAGGTTTTCAATGAGACAACAAATTATGCATATTACTAGAGTTTTACTTCcactattattttttcttttatatggaCATCCAAGGAGGAGTCATGTAAAATGGATGTATAAATTAACATGGCATGTGTCGTAAGTTAATTATACACACAATATGTTTAGTGGTATATACTAGTTAGCTATATGATATACTTGGTACTCAAAATGTATACATGGAAAAAAGATATTCATCTATCATACTTGGGTACCCAAGTATATACAACTATATATACCCCTCTTCTTGTAACAAAGAGAGAAGCAAGAAcaagtgaaaagaaaaacactACATCTACTATTCCTCATCCATCTTTTTTATTATCTCAATATTGAtacttattttataacaaaGGGATATATTTATACGGTATACCTCATTCGACAGAATTGGAACGAGATAGAAGGataatcaaaaatcaaaacccgaTTTAAGGACATGTAATAAGGCGTGTATCTTCCTTACTTATTTGAGGAGGAAGAAGcgaagaaagataggaggagaAAATGATTTGCATCTTCTCAAGTTCCAGGAGGTTTTATCCATGGAGTATTGAGTTCTTACTTATAGGTACTAGGAGCTGTTTGACAATTCTTTATAGTTCCCAGAAGTTATCTGTCCTTATTCTAAATAgttatgaagtatatatatagttatatattaaataatattccctccatttcaaaaagaataacctcctttcctttttagtctgtttcaaaaagaatgactttttttttttgtaacaactttccacgtggcatgtttaaggccaAAAGATTATAgggcaattttgtacatttgacataacattaatttagaaccacatgATCcaatgtcttctttattttcttaaactccgtgtcaagtcaaactagatcattctttgtgaaacggagggagtaggAGAACTAGTAATTAGTAGACATgagttaatatatattttgtatgtaGAAAAGGTTGTTCTAAGAGATACAAGATACTTGTCTCTCTTTGTACTTTCTATTGTTCTACGAGATACTTGTGTCTCTCACTGTATTTTTTGTTGCTTTTATCTAGTAAAAAACCTCGATTTTTATCAACATGTCAGCCAGATTGTTTTATTTGACAACATTTTGgtacaaaattaaagaatttagtAAAAGATACATTTGTATCATCATTAAGAGGTTAAGGCCACTCATCTATCAACGAAATGTGTGAATGTGCGGAAAATAACTTATTTCTCAACAATAAACTCTTTAATTTCTATTCCAGTATGTCGAGCGCCTCCCTGTAGTAGAAGCAAAACCTCAGAACCAACTTTTAGTGAGGTCACAGGAATTGTTGTATGCTGATGTCCCTCACCTGCAGAAAGACGGGGATGTTGAACCACAGAAAGAGGAAAAGAGAAAGATTCTTCGACTTATTTACCATGAATGGGAGAGACTAATCCAACTGTTTCAGCATTCTGCAAGAGAATGGAATAGCTTTCATTTTCTGATTCTACCTGCATGATTGCCATTTACAAATTAGGAATAGAGAGCATGTTGCAAGTTGCAGATGCCGAAACTAGTAGTACTACGAACAGCTCAATGAGTTACACGACAAAGCAACTTAAAGGTATTTTCCAACTTGTTCTTTTGCTGGTGTAAGCATGCCTTATGCTCAATTCTTTTACTCTTGAACAAGAAGTCTCAGCCAGAAGTTTATGTCAGGCGTACACCAACATTTGCAGATTGCAACTTTCCtccttatttttttgtttgagaaaGAACAAGCTAAGATATGTACCAACTCAGAAGTACGTGTTCAGTTGGGAGTTAAAGTGTTTCAAATCTGGTGCAGAGTTTCTAGATTTGGCTTCCATGAGGGCAATCACAAACTATATAAGGTTTCACGGTACGTGGAAGGAGCCTGAGGAATTGAAAATCTCTAAGTCGTGGACGACGGACAGATGTACCGTCCGTACACGACTCACTGACCGTAGACCAGTCCGTCGATAGTGCCCGTGAAGGGTGGCTCACCAGTTTTTAGTCAGGGGTATTTGGGCCTTTTCCTACTCTTTTAACTCCTATACTTTGTAGTATTAAGCCTATTTAGTAGACTTTAAAGGATCCCTAATCACCCTAACCTCCCCACTCACTCTCATTCTCCtaaattcaaaattcttctCTCAAGTCTTCTTCCCAAGAAAGCTCGGGTTCCAAGGATTTCAAGTCTCCGTTGAAGATTTCACCTGAGGTTTTCCTCAAGGTATGTGGGAACTTCATCAATGGGTCCACCAATTGAGTCCCTAAGAAAACTCAATTTCTCCAATTACGATTCTTACCCAATTCTAGGATTCCATGATTTTCTTGTGGATTCAATTGATTTTAAGTTTACTCTTCACGATTGATCGCATGATTTGATTATAATTTAGTGTTCTcaataatattttgatgaacCCATATTATGCAagtattttatgattatgattcaAGCTATGCTGATAAGCATGCATTATTTTAGGAAAGATTTTTGAATTAAGAATGCTTTCAGATAAAGTATCAAGAAGTGTTTATGAAATGTTGATGCTTCCAATTGAACCATCTCCCATTAGGTACgaatattattatttagatGTTTCAAGTAAGTGTTAAAGAGTATGTTAAGGAATCATGATTCTAAATAAGTTATTCGTATGACTGAGATTTGTATGATGATTCGGTATTACTAAGTTCTTACTGttttcataattatgaatatgaatatgattatgcaTGTCTTCCCTTGGGATTTTACTTATCACCGAGTTGGATAATGGTGATTACCCAGGGTCCAAAACTACGTGCCCCATTAGGACTTTGTCTTAGTTAACTTTAGCTggtggatccacctaagctcATTATTATGGTCCTTaacttggcaagtagaacacttTCGTTTCAGTGTGGGAGAAGTACATTGAACTCcatgttatagctcacatgatttatgtcggttaaCGACATCTCCCACAAAAGCTTATGATTACCACATATgtaattattatcatttatcGACTAATGCATGCTTGACCTTGTACTATGGTTTCAGAATCAGATCATCAATTTCATGCTATACTTGATCATTGCATTATCATGTTTTCAGACTTATCATGTTATCATGCCATGATTATGTATTTTCCCATACATAGTACGTTCTGAGTACTGACGCACATTCTTGTGCCTATATTGACTTATAATATAGTTGGTGACGCTCCTATCATATGTGTGGCTAGTATAGACTCGTATTAGCTTTGCTCAATATTGGTAAATTCTCAAGGTTCAAGACATACCACTTATGTTTTCTTTATGATCATTTCAGACTTTATTTCATATTCGACTGTTCGAGTGAGCTAGGGTTTGTTTTAATGACTCACATAGTGGAGGCTTATTCAGACATTATTACTTCCCAGTTATAAGTCCTTGTATTCATATTATCCCTATATTTTGAAAGTATCATTTGAGATTTTATTCCGCTTTCCTTGCTAGTGtataaaaatacccaaaatatagTGTATTAGTAATGCTTGTATTAGTTATGATGAAATTTTATGCAATGTTTGATTTGGTgtactaaaaatattaaaatatttgtttacaaaaatatcctccACAAATATAGTGGAAAGGATgtaaaaaaagtttttgaaGGCAATTATGTCTTTAATAATGTTAATGTATGTATTAGAACCCATTGCATTACTAATGCATAGAAATAgatggtattagtaatacactcttcaatacacaatagagtgtattactaatacaagCATTAGTTATTTCATAGGTTTGAAAAGTGTCAAACAAGGTACTAATAATAGATCAAGCTAATACAagcattatttttttcaatacactctaccaaacgaccccttagtgTCATGTTATGTCATGTGGCTCGTTTGGTAAAGtgtattaacaaaaataatgtttgCATTAGCTCTGCGTTTTAGTAGTATCTTGTTTGGTACCTTTTTCCATGCTATGTATAAttaatgcttgcattagttatacacTCTATTGTGTATTGGGGTGTGCATTACCAATACCATGGATTTCTAGGTATTAGTAATGCAAAGGgatttaatgcatgcattagcacTTTAAAGACACAATACCCTTCAAAAGCACTTTTACATCTTTTTCACCATAATTGtgaaggatatttttgtaaataaatatttttgtacaatgcatgatatttttaatacaccaaaccaaacaatgcataagaaataatgtatgtataactaatacaagcattactaatgaaagtattgttaatacaatatatttaacattacttttaggaaaactttcacatatagccacttaaaaataattaattactctcgaTAGCAATAGTTTGAtgattacaatttgtagctacatagTATttgaaggagagaggcgagcgagactaggagagagaggagagaggcgagagagagggagaaaagAGTGGGAgtaaggtgaattatatatgtatattgattagataattgtatattatacatatgtaattgcatatatggcaagagagattgggagagggaggagagatgcgagcgagattgggagagagaggagagaggcgagcgagatcaagagaggtgagcgagagaggacagagagtgggagagaggtgaattgtatatgtatataattgtatataaccgtatattatacatatacatttgtataaatggcaagcgagattgggagaggaaggagagaggcgatcgagattgagagagggaggagagaggcgagcgatagagggaagagagtgggagagaggtgaattgtatatgtatataggctaaaaaattgtatattatacatatttatttgtatatcctggcgaattatacatatacaaacatgactaattagaCAAACTCAAAGTCAgtccacgtaattaatgtataatgttagtcgcgaacGATAATTATAgcaactatagctatgatgagtaattaaatagtataagtttgcttatctgcgtaattttcccttatttttattcACTCTAAAAACGACAGAGTCTCTCGGGATTCTAGGTACCATGTCATGTCTAGGGGTAGTCTTGGGTTGTGACAAATATCCTTGTCAAATCACATTTGTCCAGCTAATTTGATTTCTATTTTCCTACTTGAGATACTTTATGATGAATACTAATATTATGCTTGTATCCATAGCCACACTATGCGAAATATACACGAGCAAGAAAATCACACTAACAAGCAAAGGCAGAGAACCTTTTATTTTAGCAGAGATGGAAAGCTTCACAAACCTTTGCCTCCACAAGGATCAGTGGTCTAGTCTCTACCTTTACACGACCAACAATTGCTGTTCGCTGCATACCTCTTTGATCAACCACAATGACCTCTTTCCCAGACTTGAGTTCCGAGAGATAGCTAGTCTTTCCTCCAGGAACAGCAACATATGCATGGACAGGCCCCTGCTGAAGTCCAAAAAATTGTCATACTGAAGACCACTGGCTGTACATTATAGTTTGAAATGCATTAACGCAATTCAGCACCAAAAAGAATTGAGGTTGAGGATCtggaacaaaaattataaaagtaacAAGGGGAAAATGCAGTTATGGTAATACTAGAGATGTCTTCGCTAGAGGTAAGCACTAAGATCCAGTTTGTGGAGATAACTATTTGGCAAAGCACCAAATAATGCTAGCGaaacattaaaataacaaaatgatACTTTCACTGTCAAGTTAAAGTTGTTGTCCTTTCGATCCTTTACTAAAAATTTAAATGGCTTCATCTGGGACGCACCGCATTAACTCGAAAAGGCCTGCTAGAGATGTAATTTGACTCCAAGCACTCTGAGTGAACAAGGAAAAGCCCTCTTGCAAAGGATCCAACCTAAGGGACAAAAGTTATGCAGTAAGAATGAAATTGAAATGCCAAAAACTAAGACTATGCAAAATTGTAGACAAACAGAAATAGAAAGGACAGTAGGAGCAGACCAGAAGACCTTCACCAGGTCTCATGAGGCTGCAGATATCTACACAGACACGGTCACCCATTCCAGTCACTTGAATATGAGTTATTATGGCTTTCGTCAAGTTCAACAGACTGTCCACTTCACGTCTTCTATCaaaataaccctaaaaatgacaACTGACATCAAAAACCAATTCTTCACAAGGAAGAATCCCCTTTTGATTAGGCACTACCTTCAGCTCAAGGATTGAGCCAACGTCCTCAACTTTCATTACTACACCACCCAAACCGTGTTCCAAGGCCTAGCAAAGCAAATAAGATGAAGTGAAACTTGGTGCTTCTTAATAGAAAAACACCACTCTACACTTTGTGTGAGACTTTACTTTCTTAATGACTTAAAATTCAACCTAGTATACTACCTCAAGAAAGACTTGAGCTTCTGATTGGTTCTTTGAGACAGCAAGTACAGTTGTCTGAGTGCCTTGAAAAGCCGCAACAATGTTTTCAGCAGGTATCACCTATGGAATGAACAAATATAACCCAGCAATTGAAGTGGACTTATATAAGATGGAGAAATTTAATGTACTTGGAGCAATGCAAGGATTAGCCTAACAACTAGAGGGAGCATCCAGATGAACCCAGACAAAAACAATACAGTAATACATAAAAACCAACTCGCCCACCCAACTGATTTGGATTGAGGCATCGTTGCTTGATTGTTGATCGGATGATGATATGCAACCAACTTACAAAGGTTAAGCTTTTGGAAAAAGAAATCATTTAGAAATTATTGTTACAAATCTAGAAATGGTTTTTCCATTAGTGTGGTGACAGTTTGCAAAGTATCTTGCGATAGAAAATAACATTGTGAAAGAGATGTGCAATGACTAACCTGCCAATCTAGTAGATTAACAACTACTTTATCTGCCTGTTCCTCCGATATCTGAAACTGTTCTAACTGTTGAGGGGAAGAAATCTCAGCAAATGCAGCGACGCTCTTATGCTCATGATCAATTAGTCTCCCCTCTTTAATAAAGACAGGATGTATCACTGCAATTGCTGCATGTGATAGAACCAGAAATGTAGCAGAACACAATTAAACATTGTAGAAAACTTCATGAAACGAATATCACAATGGAAATCCATGTTCAGTATACATAGTTAGTCAGTAAGAAAGCATGTGTGGGGTATAGAATCACAAAAAGCCCTCTTGTTTCTCATTATCATGCCCTGACACTGAATTTTGAAATAGATTGTCAAACTAACAAAAAGTTGAAACTAAGTTCACACAAAGATAGGTCATCAAACTACTCCCTCCGTGTACCGAAAAAAAGATgtccacttttacttgtccaatttagaaaatcaaaattttgtttaCTCAGAACAAATACAGTTAAATTTATATGAGTTCAAGGACACGCGTTATCGATTTAGCCCGTTAGGTATTAATAGATAATAGATGTTACCCATTTGTTTAGGAGTCTGTTATTAGTTTCCTATATTTCGGTCATGTGATGATATAAGTAACTAGTCATCTTTACTATTTAGAACTTCAATAGTTCCCTTTACTCTAGGTTTTTGTTGGTGATGTAATTTGTCAGTTCTTATTGACTCTACTTGAAGAGAAGGTTGTATGTGAATAAAAGTATCTTTCTCTTCTATACCTCAAACCTTTTTATGGTATCATGAGTTTTTATTCTCCTCATACAAATCTGAGTTTCTTATTACCCACTCACCACCAATGGCACCCTCAGTTACCAAATCTGATGGAAGTAACACTACCACCATTGTTCAATTCAA
This window encodes:
- the LOC107014772 gene encoding uncharacterized protein LOC107014772 isoform X3, which produces MDILLPSLSHSFPKLAGKWQNCRKFLGINRVARMCAFTPSNSKKKTVWIWTENKQVMTAAVERGWNTFIFPSNRQDLALEWSSIAVIHPVFIKEGRLIDHEHKSVAAFAEISSPQQLEQFQISEEQADKVVVNLLDWQVIPAENIVAAFQGTQTTVLAVSKNQSEAQVFLEALEHGLGGVVMKVEDVGSILELKGYFDRRREVDSLLNLTKAIITHIQVTGMGDRVCVDICSLMRPGEGLLVGSFARGLFLVHSECLESNYISSRPFRVNAQGPVHAYVAVPGGKTSYLSELKSGKEVIVVDQRGMQRTAIVGRVKVETRPLILVEAKVESENESYSILLQNAETVGLVSPIHGKISGIKSWLRKKECSARLPPTPDISKMTHFDLASQLLKD
- the LOC107014772 gene encoding uncharacterized protein LOC107014772 isoform X4; the protein is MDILLPSLSHSFPKLAGKWQNCRKFLGINRVARMCAFTPSNSKKKTVWIWTENKQVMTAAVERGWNTFIFPSNRQDLALEWSSIAVIHPVFIKEGRLIDHEHKSVAAFAEISSPQQLEQFQISEEQADKVVVNLLDWQVIPAENIVAAFQGTQTTVLAVSKNQSEAQVFLEALEHGLGGVVMKVEDVGSILELKGYFDRRREVDSLLNLTKAIITHIQVTGMGDRVCVDICSLMRPGEGLLVGSFARGLFLVHSECLESNYISSRPFRVNAQGPVHAYVAVPGGKTSYLSELKSGKEVIVVDQRGMQRTAIVGRVKVETRPLILVEAKEKSVV
- the LOC107014772 gene encoding uncharacterized protein LOC107014772 isoform X1, giving the protein MDILLPSLSHSFPKLAGKWQNCRKFLGINRVARMCAFTPSNSKKKTVWIWTENKQVMTAAVERGWNTFIFPSNRQDLALEWSSIAVIHPVFIKEGRLIDHEHKSVAAFAEISSPQQLEQFQISEEQADKVVVNLLDWQVIPAENIVAAFQGTQTTVLAVSKNQSEAQVFLEALEHGLGGVVMKVEDVGSILELKGYFDRRREVDSLLNLTKAIITHIQVTGMGDRVCVDICSLMRPGEGLLVGSFARGLFLVHSECLESNYISSRPFRVNAQGPVHAYVAVPGGKTSYLSELKSGKEVIVVDQRGMQRTAIVGRVKVETRPLILVEAKVESENESYSILLQNAETVGLVSPIHGEGHQHTTIPVTSLKVGSEVLLLLQGGARHTGIEIKEFIVEK
- the LOC107014772 gene encoding uncharacterized protein LOC107014772 isoform X2 — translated: MDILLPSLSHSFPKLAGKWQNCRKFLGINRVARMCAFTPSNSKKKTVWIWTENKQVMTAAVERGWNTFIFPSNRQDLALEWSSIAVIHPVFIKEGRLIDHEHKSVAAFAEISSPQQLEQFQISEEQADKVVVNLLDWQVIPAENIVAAFQGTQTTVLAVSKNQSEAQVFLEALEHGLGGVVMKVEDVGSILELKGYFDRRREVDSLLNLTKAIITHIQVTGMGDRVCVDICSLMRPGEGLLVGSFARGLFLVHSECLESNYISSRPFRVNAGPVHAYVAVPGGKTSYLSELKSGKEVIVVDQRGMQRTAIVGRVKVETRPLILVEAKVESENESYSILLQNAETVGLVSPIHGEGHQHTTIPVTSLKVGSEVLLLLQGGARHTGIEIKEFIVEK